One region of Oceanipulchritudo coccoides genomic DNA includes:
- a CDS encoding glycoside hydrolase family 16 protein, with protein sequence MKATILNLAMLFLAGTSAHSAIVWQDEFNGTEIDTETWTWDVASHGFGNGQLEYDTSRAKNSYIDNGNLVIEAFREDYFGKAFTSARLNTQGRFAFKYGTLEARIKMPDTANGLWPAFWLLGNNFPGILWPAAGEIDIVEMGAASGITDGKQQERINSAIHYSNAADEYEFAAEWIDAAVDLSQDYHLYRIDWTPSSLTFFLDGVQFASWDITPAYLTEFHQPHFPILNLAIGGWEGSYTGVTDPSGVTALPTAGSSAKMYIDWIRLQDNPDTEIFLSADTEETGLFGVFTETTPVDNSLAYLTGDEPGFEYGSEAALFTWNNMTEAAVPGDTSEGSEVWTFDIAGGQWFGMGVFLPNFRNMKNYSDGFLHFDIKTTLTDDIKIGVKSSRGGESWQWIGDGTAGLGFARDGLWHTVSIPLNGYANADFNTIHQIFMIAADSASASTTLSIDNVYWEPSVVRPRPSSGNFGVYTETPANKTAGEYLLGVDGEFFIWSETLNPVAQSPYEGTESLSFTSAPGLQWFGAAFTPAVKYDLSAWDNPNGKLNFSMKTNSSTTFYVGMKSGNVIGPPSPEGWANEGPAGVGQVWIKFAPGSDPYGFIRDGNWHNIEIPIADIVGDTDLTQVSQLFQILGVDTAISDIELDDIYYSGGIAFVTTVVPSVVERGFGISWPSTDGSTYTMEWATEFGPGAVWTDMGQVIEGDWTRKTIFDPFGPGDTKRFYRVIETP encoded by the coding sequence ATGAAAGCAACAATACTCAATCTCGCGATGCTGTTTCTCGCTGGCACCTCAGCTCATTCCGCAATCGTGTGGCAGGATGAATTCAACGGAACGGAGATCGATACGGAAACCTGGACATGGGATGTGGCTTCCCATGGCTTTGGCAACGGTCAGCTTGAATATGACACCTCGCGGGCAAAGAATTCGTATATCGACAACGGCAACCTGGTCATCGAGGCATTTCGCGAGGACTATTTTGGAAAAGCGTTCACCTCTGCACGTCTGAACACGCAGGGCCGCTTTGCATTCAAATATGGGACGCTCGAAGCCCGTATTAAAATGCCCGATACCGCCAATGGCTTGTGGCCGGCATTCTGGCTGCTCGGGAATAATTTCCCTGGCATTCTGTGGCCGGCCGCCGGCGAGATCGACATTGTCGAGATGGGTGCTGCAAGCGGAATCACGGATGGAAAACAACAGGAGCGCATTAACAGCGCGATACACTATTCAAATGCCGCGGATGAATATGAATTTGCAGCGGAGTGGATCGATGCGGCAGTTGACCTGAGCCAAGATTACCATCTTTATAGAATTGATTGGACCCCGTCCTCGCTGACCTTCTTTCTCGATGGTGTCCAATTCGCGAGCTGGGACATCACACCGGCCTACCTGACCGAGTTTCACCAGCCGCACTTTCCGATTCTGAACCTTGCCATTGGCGGTTGGGAAGGCTCCTACACCGGGGTTACCGATCCATCCGGCGTGACGGCCTTGCCAACCGCAGGATCCAGTGCCAAAATGTACATCGACTGGATTCGTCTTCAGGACAATCCGGATACAGAAATCTTCCTAAGTGCCGATACGGAAGAGACCGGTCTCTTTGGCGTCTTCACAGAAACCACGCCCGTCGATAACTCCCTCGCGTACCTGACAGGTGACGAACCGGGGTTTGAATACGGATCTGAGGCAGCGCTGTTTACCTGGAACAACATGACCGAGGCGGCGGTGCCCGGGGATACTTCTGAAGGCAGCGAGGTATGGACATTTGATATCGCTGGGGGCCAGTGGTTCGGCATGGGGGTCTTTCTCCCCAACTTCCGCAATATGAAAAACTATTCGGACGGGTTCCTCCATTTTGATATCAAGACGACTTTGACCGATGACATTAAAATCGGTGTCAAGAGTTCCCGTGGTGGCGAATCCTGGCAATGGATTGGGGACGGGACTGCCGGCCTCGGATTTGCCCGTGACGGTCTTTGGCACACCGTGAGCATTCCGCTGAACGGATATGCTAACGCGGACTTCAATACAATACATCAGATTTTCATGATCGCCGCGGACTCGGCTTCCGCTTCCACGACCTTGTCAATCGACAATGTTTACTGGGAACCGAGCGTTGTCAGGCCGAGACCTTCGAGCGGCAATTTCGGCGTGTACACTGAAACGCCTGCCAACAAAACTGCCGGCGAATACCTGCTGGGCGTTGATGGTGAGTTTTTCATCTGGAGCGAGACGCTGAATCCGGTAGCGCAAAGTCCATACGAGGGTACTGAGAGCCTGAGCTTTACCTCAGCACCGGGTCTTCAGTGGTTTGGTGCGGCCTTTACCCCGGCAGTCAAGTATGACCTTTCGGCCTGGGATAATCCGAACGGAAAACTCAATTTTTCAATGAAGACCAATTCTTCCACGACGTTTTATGTCGGCATGAAGAGCGGAAACGTCATTGGACCACCCTCCCCGGAAGGATGGGCCAATGAGGGACCCGCCGGTGTCGGGCAAGTCTGGATCAAGTTTGCTCCGGGCAGCGATCCGTACGGATTTATCCGCGACGGAAATTGGCACAACATTGAGATCCCGATAGCCGACATTGTTGGCGATACGGATCTCACCCAGGTCAGCCAGCTCTTCCAGATTTTGGGAGTCGATACGGCGATCTCAGACATTGAGTTGGACGACATCTACTACTCAGGCGGCATCGCCTTCGTAACCACTGTTGTTCCGTCAGTTGTCGAAAGGGGTTTTGGCATCAGTTGGCCCTCTACCGACGGATCGACCTACACCATGGAATGGGCAACTGAGTTCGGCCCCGGCGCAGTTTGGACCGATATGGGTCAGGTCATTGAGGGCGACTGGACTAGAAAAACCATTTTTGATCCTTTTGGCCCCGGGGATACCAAAAGGTTCTACCGGGTCATTGAAACGCCGTAA
- a CDS encoding Lrp/AsnC family transcriptional regulator gives MKAKLDALDGEILTLLQGDGRMSNVDLSRKIGISPPATLERVKKLEQAGVINGYAALTNPQSLGLSCTSFVEVTLGRHGRAGVERFIADVTAMSEVLECHHITGDADFLLKVVSRDIPAYEDFVLRKLTALADVQHLKTLVVLSTLKQETRLPIPIESKDKE, from the coding sequence ATGAAAGCCAAGCTGGATGCCCTCGATGGTGAAATCCTGACCCTGTTGCAGGGGGACGGGCGTATGAGCAATGTCGATTTGTCGCGCAAGATTGGCATCTCGCCGCCAGCGACCCTGGAGCGGGTGAAGAAGCTTGAGCAGGCAGGCGTGATCAACGGCTATGCTGCCTTGACGAATCCGCAATCGCTCGGGCTGAGCTGCACCAGTTTTGTCGAAGTGACGCTGGGCCGCCATGGACGGGCAGGGGTGGAGCGATTTATTGCCGACGTGACGGCGATGAGTGAAGTGCTGGAGTGCCATCACATCACGGGCGATGCGGATTTCCTTTTGAAAGTCGTCAGTCGGGACATTCCGGCCTATGAGGATTTTGTCCTGCGGAAGCTGACTGCGCTGGCCGACGTCCAGCATTTGAAGACCCTGGTGGTGCTCTCCACCTTGAAACAGGAGACACGGCTTCCGATACCAATTGAATCAAAAGACAAGGAGTGA
- a CDS encoding type II secretion system protein GspG — protein sequence MKDSKNSFWLAFCAIVFLLFPSCRESYNTKEESAKLFAEHSLSKPLLEFKIDVGRYPSQMEGIGILVNRPDSETHINWKGPYVIEIPLDPWGNRYQYVSPGIHNPNSYDLWSLGPDGVPSDDDIGNW from the coding sequence ATGAAGGATTCTAAAAACAGCTTTTGGTTGGCATTCTGCGCGATTGTATTTCTCCTTTTTCCCAGCTGTCGGGAATCTTACAACACCAAGGAGGAATCGGCAAAACTATTCGCAGAACACTCGCTGAGTAAACCTTTGCTCGAGTTCAAGATAGACGTGGGAAGGTACCCTTCTCAAATGGAAGGCATAGGCATTCTCGTGAATAGGCCGGATAGCGAGACTCACATTAATTGGAAAGGGCCGTATGTCATTGAGATCCCCTTAGATCCGTGGGGTAATCGGTATCAATACGTCTCTCCTGGAATCCATAATCCTAATTCATATGATCTCTGGTCTCTTGGTCCGGACGGAGTTCCCAGTGATGATGACATCGGCAACTGGTGA
- a CDS encoding fibronectin type III domain-containing protein: MKSLNKFQSSLASLTVSLVLLMMTSIASADILAYEPFDYPLGALNGGTPTTATGVPTATTGGGFTATWFSGGAGTTIVDGLTYPGLQVSNNALQWSTSVPYHGENLATAILPSTTPSVYVSFLYNAPSYTANKSGFAVDNGAASNEGYYMGMTSSGTFGVATVANGSGTVLGTASETINFNTTYFIVVKFDKDSAGTYYKSGSIWINPTPGASEPAASGTFTGSYTAMNKIQDFLTALGGSIVKTDEIRLGTTWADVTPSNGASPPATPTGLMVDSSGDNSVSLSWNPATGSPTSYNVKRATTSGGSYSTIGTTTSPTVSYTDSVTGGATYFYVVSAVNVGGESADSSPPVSATPTLGVPTAPADLEANSGDSQITLTWTAPAIGNPSSYNVKRSTIDGGPYTDIIGTTTAPTTSYVDTTAINGTAYHYVVSGVNATGEGINSTQASATPSTYTGAYEPFDYPVEDNLDNGTPTTGDGFTGNWTCGVSGWILSGLTYTGLPVANNAMRTPAGRQTVSLAEPLSSGERWISFLYKTSPGNPGANINGVYFPNGGSGLFFGFGLNPNSATDGYLSLASINTTGTGVQGATKLKDLALGTYGATYLVVLRIQFDTSGNNDTITAYLNPTMNAAGEPTASEVGILTTFDVGTISGIGMQVAGGGEIIVDEIRVAENYNKVVDAVTAPPSVPTGLSATPGDNQVSLSWTGSTSGYPTSYNVKRSDTSGGTYEIIGSTTPPNVSYIDTILGGTTYYYAVSAVNIEGESADTPFVSATPILAPPVAPGGVSGLEGDSQVSLSWSASPFATSYEVFRAFDVGGPYDSIGTTTDLTYIDSGLLNGQTYHYVVVAIGAGGASLDSSSVSVSPFGPLPLVLSIEPGVGISWFAASGVIYQVQWASEDLGTETVWNDLGDQIIGDDSTITVFDPMAPTDYIYQVISF; this comes from the coding sequence ATGAAGAGTTTAAACAAATTTCAATCGAGTCTCGCCTCCCTGACCGTGAGTCTGGTGCTCCTGATGATGACAAGCATTGCAAGCGCTGACATCCTCGCCTACGAGCCCTTTGATTACCCGCTGGGAGCCCTCAATGGAGGCACCCCCACCACGGCAACAGGCGTCCCCACCGCGACAACGGGCGGGGGATTCACAGCCACATGGTTTTCAGGCGGAGCGGGAACCACTATTGTGGACGGACTGACGTATCCCGGTCTACAGGTCTCCAATAATGCCTTACAGTGGAGCACCTCAGTGCCTTACCACGGTGAAAATCTCGCCACTGCAATCCTCCCATCCACGACTCCTTCAGTGTATGTAAGTTTTCTATACAATGCCCCCTCCTACACGGCCAACAAAAGTGGGTTTGCTGTCGATAACGGTGCTGCTTCCAACGAAGGGTATTACATGGGAATGACTTCCTCCGGGACTTTCGGTGTGGCCACGGTCGCCAATGGAAGTGGGACCGTTCTGGGAACGGCCTCCGAAACCATCAACTTTAATACCACCTATTTCATCGTGGTGAAATTCGATAAGGATTCTGCCGGTACCTATTATAAAAGCGGAAGTATCTGGATCAATCCAACCCCCGGCGCTTCAGAGCCAGCGGCAAGCGGAACGTTTACCGGTTCATATACCGCGATGAACAAGATCCAGGACTTCCTGACGGCATTGGGTGGTTCGATTGTGAAAACCGACGAGATTCGCCTGGGTACAACGTGGGCTGATGTGACGCCTTCCAATGGGGCTTCCCCTCCCGCGACCCCAACCGGGTTGATGGTCGATTCGTCCGGCGACAACTCTGTCAGCTTGAGCTGGAACCCAGCCACGGGCAGTCCAACCAGCTACAACGTAAAACGCGCGACCACAAGCGGAGGGAGCTACAGTACAATCGGCACCACAACCTCACCGACTGTGAGCTACACCGATTCAGTAACGGGTGGTGCGACTTACTTCTACGTCGTGTCGGCGGTGAATGTGGGCGGCGAAAGCGCGGACAGCAGTCCGCCGGTTTCCGCAACGCCCACCCTTGGAGTGCCAACCGCTCCAGCCGACCTGGAAGCAAACTCAGGCGACAGCCAAATCACTTTGACCTGGACCGCGCCTGCCATCGGAAATCCTTCCAGCTACAATGTGAAGCGGTCCACCATCGACGGGGGGCCTTACACGGATATTATTGGCACCACAACCGCCCCCACCACGAGCTATGTCGATACAACGGCCATTAACGGTACGGCTTATCACTATGTCGTGTCTGGAGTAAACGCGACTGGAGAGGGAATCAACTCCACTCAAGCCAGCGCCACACCTTCCACTTACACAGGCGCCTATGAGCCTTTTGACTATCCCGTCGAGGATAATCTGGACAACGGCACCCCCACCACCGGTGACGGATTTACCGGTAACTGGACTTGCGGGGTATCCGGCTGGATTCTATCCGGCCTGACCTATACCGGGCTTCCGGTGGCCAACAATGCCATGCGCACGCCTGCTGGCCGGCAAACGGTGAGTCTCGCAGAACCCCTCTCCAGCGGAGAAAGGTGGATCAGCTTTCTTTATAAAACCAGCCCTGGAAATCCGGGCGCAAATATTAATGGTGTGTACTTTCCAAACGGAGGGTCGGGACTTTTCTTTGGTTTCGGGTTGAATCCCAATTCCGCAACAGACGGATACTTGAGTCTGGCTTCCATAAACACCACAGGCACCGGTGTTCAGGGTGCTACCAAACTGAAGGATCTGGCTCTGGGCACCTATGGTGCAACATATCTGGTCGTCTTGAGGATCCAATTTGATACTTCGGGCAACAACGATACCATTACAGCCTATTTGAATCCGACAATGAATGCCGCAGGTGAGCCTACAGCGTCCGAAGTCGGGATCCTTACCACCTTCGATGTCGGTACCATTTCCGGCATCGGCATGCAGGTTGCAGGAGGCGGGGAGATCATTGTTGATGAAATACGCGTTGCTGAGAATTACAATAAGGTCGTGGATGCGGTTACAGCTCCTCCGAGCGTACCCACCGGATTGAGTGCGACTCCGGGCGATAATCAGGTTTCCTTGAGCTGGACCGGATCCACAAGCGGCTATCCGACCAGTTATAACGTGAAGCGGTCTGATACCTCCGGTGGGACTTACGAGATCATCGGATCCACAACCCCCCCGAACGTCAGCTACATCGACACGATTCTGGGTGGGACCACTTATTACTACGCAGTGTCGGCGGTGAACATTGAAGGGGAGAGCGCTGATACGCCGTTTGTTTCTGCCACGCCCATCCTCGCGCCCCCAGTTGCTCCCGGTGGAGTGTCGGGCCTTGAAGGCGATTCACAGGTATCCTTAAGCTGGTCAGCCAGCCCATTTGCAACCAGCTACGAGGTGTTCAGGGCCTTCGATGTTGGCGGTCCTTATGACTCCATCGGTACCACGACCGATCTGACATACATCGATTCCGGACTCCTCAATGGCCAGACCTACCACTATGTCGTCGTTGCGATTGGCGCGGGTGGAGCGAGCCTTGATAGTTCATCCGTGAGTGTATCCCCTTTCGGTCCTTTGCCTTTGGTGCTCAGCATTGAACCCGGCGTGGGCATTTCCTGGTTTGCCGCCAGTGGGGTTATCTATCAGGTCCAATGGGCCAGCGAAGATCTCGGGACCGAAACCGTCTGGAACGACCTGGGTGATCAAATCATTGGCGACGACTCCACCATCACGGTGTTTGATCCAATGGCACCGACAGATTATATCTATCAAGTGATCTCCTTCTGA
- a CDS encoding ATP-binding protein: MPENALYPRFLKDRLEEALKDTPVVLIHGPRQCGKTTLAKMQGAELGYDYFSFDDDGLKEAAAEDPQGFVGNLPEKVILDEVQRTPELFSAIKLLVDRDRKPGRFILTGSANILTIPKLSDSLAGRMEILRLWPLSQSEMLGSKPGFIEKLFTADFKIESTKRMGIELAEKIVGGGFPAALARQTERRRENWYRDYTDTLIQRDIQDLARIQHLEALPKLVQLLAGQSAQLLNISKLASPFEISNPTIKEYVTLLKRLFLVDELQPWFSNRMSRLVKSPKIHLGDTGLACSLLGLDADSLMEERSMFGQLLESFVYQELRKLASWHEERLDFFHLRGKDGMEVDFVLERKGREIAGIEVKASATAKSSDFYGLRKLQQALGKRFKCGIVLYDGETVIPFGGQLFAIPISLLWK, encoded by the coding sequence ATGCCGGAAAACGCTCTCTATCCCCGTTTCCTGAAAGATCGCCTGGAGGAAGCTCTAAAGGACACACCGGTCGTACTCATTCACGGACCGAGACAATGCGGGAAAACAACCCTTGCCAAGATGCAGGGTGCGGAGCTGGGGTATGACTACTTTAGTTTTGATGATGATGGACTCAAGGAGGCTGCAGCTGAGGATCCCCAGGGCTTCGTCGGGAACTTGCCTGAAAAAGTCATTTTGGACGAAGTCCAACGAACACCTGAGCTTTTTTCAGCGATAAAGCTACTGGTTGACCGGGACAGAAAACCAGGACGTTTTATCCTGACGGGATCAGCCAACATCCTGACGATTCCAAAGTTATCGGATTCCCTCGCAGGCAGGATGGAGATTCTGAGACTGTGGCCACTCTCCCAATCGGAGATGCTGGGATCAAAGCCGGGCTTTATCGAAAAACTCTTTACAGCCGACTTTAAGATTGAATCAACCAAACGGATGGGAATTGAACTCGCTGAAAAAATTGTGGGTGGCGGATTTCCTGCAGCGCTGGCGCGACAAACGGAACGCCGACGGGAAAACTGGTACAGGGACTACACAGACACGCTCATCCAGCGAGACATCCAGGACCTCGCACGGATTCAACATTTGGAGGCGTTACCTAAACTTGTGCAGCTGCTGGCAGGTCAGTCCGCTCAACTGTTGAACATTTCAAAACTTGCATCGCCATTCGAAATCTCTAACCCGACGATTAAGGAATATGTGACCTTATTAAAGCGGCTGTTCCTTGTTGATGAATTACAACCCTGGTTCAGTAACCGGATGAGTCGACTGGTTAAATCCCCGAAGATCCATCTCGGTGACACCGGCCTTGCCTGTTCCCTTCTTGGTTTGGATGCCGACTCGCTGATGGAAGAAAGGTCGATGTTTGGCCAACTTCTTGAATCGTTCGTTTATCAGGAGTTGCGAAAACTGGCGAGTTGGCATGAAGAGCGATTGGACTTCTTCCACCTGAGAGGGAAAGATGGAATGGAGGTTGATTTCGTCCTGGAAAGGAAGGGCAGGGAGATTGCTGGGATTGAGGTGAAAGCTTCGGCAACAGCCAAATCCTCCGACTTCTACGGGCTGAGAAAACTACAGCAGGCTCTCGGCAAGCGATTCAAATGCGGCATTGTCCTTTATGACGGGGAAACGGTTATACCGTTTGGAGGTCAGCTGTTTGCCATACCCATAAGCCTGCTCTGGAAGTGA
- the glpK gene encoding glycerol kinase GlpK has translation MDRRQYILALDQGTTSSRAIVFDRSGKAVSTVQKEFKQHYPQPGWVEHDPEEIWESQCMAAARAIEAAGLGAQDIAAIGITNQRETVVVWDKATGKPIHPAIVWQDRRTADLCGRLKEEGCSKVIRKKTGLLLDPYFSGTKIHWILENIGGIRERAERGEVLFGTIDSWLIWKLTGGKAHVTDVSNASRTLLFNIHSLEWDRELLGLLYIPEAMLPIVKSSSEIFGYTEEGPLPHGIPIAGVAGDQQAALFGQACFKKGMAKNTYGTGCFLLMNTGALPIQSQHKLLTTIAWRIGNRTEYALEGSVFIGGAVIQWLRDELQIISSAQECNELATTVKDSNGLFLVPAFTGLGAPHWDPQARGTAIGITRGTNRAHLCRAALESIGFQVADLVRAQMEDSGLPLAQLRVDGGASRSDPLLQFQADLLQSEVVRPKCVETTALGAAYLAGLAVGYWGDMGEIYNNWAEADHFQPNRSAEEIQPLLDSWNDAVSRSLGWKH, from the coding sequence ATGGATAGGAGACAATACATCCTCGCCCTTGATCAGGGAACGACTTCCTCCCGGGCAATTGTCTTTGACCGCTCCGGCAAGGCGGTGAGTACTGTCCAGAAGGAGTTCAAGCAGCATTACCCACAACCGGGATGGGTCGAGCACGATCCGGAGGAGATCTGGGAAAGCCAATGCATGGCCGCTGCCCGAGCAATTGAGGCCGCCGGATTAGGTGCTCAGGATATCGCTGCCATCGGCATCACCAACCAGCGTGAAACCGTTGTGGTCTGGGATAAGGCAACCGGCAAGCCGATCCATCCGGCAATTGTCTGGCAGGACCGCCGGACCGCTGATCTCTGTGGCCGGCTGAAAGAGGAAGGCTGCTCCAAAGTGATCCGCAAGAAGACGGGTCTGTTGCTTGATCCTTATTTTTCCGGGACAAAGATCCATTGGATTCTTGAGAATATCGGAGGAATCCGGGAGCGGGCTGAGCGCGGAGAAGTCCTTTTTGGCACGATTGATTCATGGCTCATCTGGAAACTGACCGGCGGAAAGGCACATGTGACAGATGTCTCGAACGCGAGCCGGACCCTCCTCTTCAATATCCATTCCCTTGAGTGGGATCGGGAGCTCCTAGGCCTGCTTTACATTCCCGAGGCAATGCTTCCAATAGTGAAATCCTCGTCAGAGATTTTTGGATACACAGAGGAAGGCCCTCTGCCACATGGCATCCCCATCGCGGGAGTGGCCGGGGACCAGCAGGCCGCCTTGTTTGGACAGGCATGCTTCAAGAAAGGGATGGCGAAGAACACCTATGGCACCGGGTGCTTCCTGCTCATGAATACCGGGGCCCTTCCCATCCAGTCGCAGCACAAGCTGCTCACGACAATTGCCTGGAGAATCGGGAACCGCACAGAGTATGCCCTCGAGGGTTCCGTCTTCATTGGCGGCGCCGTCATACAGTGGCTGCGGGATGAACTGCAGATCATCTCTTCGGCACAGGAATGTAATGAGTTGGCCACTACAGTAAAAGACAGCAACGGCCTGTTCCTTGTCCCGGCCTTCACCGGGCTGGGCGCTCCCCATTGGGATCCCCAAGCCCGCGGAACGGCTATCGGGATCACCCGCGGGACCAACCGGGCCCACCTGTGCCGGGCAGCGCTTGAGTCAATAGGCTTTCAGGTGGCTGACCTCGTTCGCGCCCAAATGGAAGACTCAGGGCTTCCCCTGGCGCAACTGCGCGTGGACGGAGGCGCCAGCCGCAGTGATCCCCTGCTCCAATTCCAGGCAGATCTCCTTCAAAGTGAGGTTGTCCGGCCCAAATGCGTTGAGACAACCGCCCTCGGGGCAGCCTACCTCGCCGGTCTTGCCGTTGGATATTGGGGAGACATGGGAGAAATTTACAACAATTGGGCAGAAGCCGACCACTTTCAGCCAAACAGGTCGGCTGAAGAGATACAGCCGCTCCTTGATAGCTGGAATGATGCCGTCTCGCGCAGCCTGGGCTGGAAGCACTAA
- a CDS encoding GIY-YIG nuclease family protein produces the protein MNESTSKFHYVYILRSIPFPTQTYIGYTNDLNRRLRRHNSGKTFHTGKFCPWKIETAIALTDKHTALAFERYLKSHSGKAFARKRLMA, from the coding sequence ATGAATGAATCAACCTCCAAGTTTCATTATGTCTACATCCTCCGAAGCATTCCCTTTCCAACACAGACTTATATTGGCTACACAAATGACCTTAACAGAAGGTTGAGAAGACACAATTCGGGTAAAACGTTTCATACTGGGAAATTTTGCCCCTGGAAAATTGAAACGGCAATCGCACTTACAGATAAACACACCGCTCTCGCCTTTGAACGATACCTGAAATCCCATTCGGGCAAGGCTTTTGCCAGGAAACGGTTGATGGCGTAG
- a CDS encoding trans-sulfuration enzyme family protein, whose protein sequence is MKSAEYWIARGKEMSAKREERLKNAMSWKFDTVATHGLYDLEQALGSHSGSIMEPVYLSPAQAYADSGHMEAALSYQMPTWCYSRIANPSSFFLEETIALLEGYGTDHVCSGLATSSGMSAIRTATDPFLVRDDSLPPANIVTSAQVYGGTFQQFRVRRFEEQGIEVRWVRNPAIFEEWAELIDEGTRFVYGEFPSNPSLSIFDIRMVASLAHDKGIPLIVDSTCASPALTRPIAHGADIVIHSASKVIGASGYAIAGLIVSKMNIPSKVGPDEMRADFATWAKLWPFRDNGPNISPMTAILILNDLRSLRMRMAQMSSTADTVARWLEEHDLVDRVNYPGLKSFPNHELARETMQLVDSGEPTFGFMLSFEVKETVPGDTANTRKFYDGLNMIWRATDLGRVKTVATWNAISTHQQQGEEGRSLASIKPNTIRLSVGIEHPDDIIADLAHAFSAVAPKASLSFV, encoded by the coding sequence ATGAAAAGCGCAGAATATTGGATTGCCCGCGGAAAGGAAATGTCCGCGAAACGCGAGGAGCGGTTGAAGAACGCCATGTCATGGAAATTCGATACAGTGGCGACTCACGGGTTGTACGATCTTGAGCAGGCCCTGGGTTCCCACAGTGGTTCGATCATGGAACCGGTTTACCTGAGTCCGGCGCAGGCCTATGCCGATTCGGGCCATATGGAGGCTGCGCTTTCTTACCAGATGCCGACATGGTGTTACTCGCGCATCGCGAACCCATCGAGCTTTTTCCTGGAAGAGACCATTGCCCTTTTGGAAGGGTATGGGACAGATCATGTGTGTTCGGGTCTGGCGACCTCCAGCGGGATGAGTGCGATTCGCACCGCGACGGATCCCTTTCTTGTCCGTGATGATTCCCTTCCGCCGGCGAACATCGTCACCTCCGCTCAAGTATACGGGGGAACTTTCCAGCAATTCCGGGTCCGGCGTTTTGAGGAGCAGGGGATAGAAGTGCGGTGGGTCCGCAATCCGGCCATCTTCGAGGAATGGGCGGAGCTGATCGATGAAGGGACACGCTTTGTCTATGGCGAGTTCCCCTCCAATCCATCCCTTTCCATATTTGATATCCGCATGGTGGCGAGCCTGGCTCACGACAAGGGGATTCCGCTCATTGTCGACTCAACCTGTGCTTCTCCGGCCCTGACCCGACCGATTGCCCATGGCGCGGACATTGTCATTCATTCAGCCTCCAAGGTAATCGGTGCCTCCGGGTATGCCATTGCCGGATTGATTGTCTCCAAGATGAATATCCCCAGCAAAGTCGGACCTGATGAGATGCGGGCCGACTTTGCCACATGGGCCAAGCTCTGGCCGTTCCGGGATAATGGACCCAATATCAGCCCGATGACGGCCATCCTCATCCTGAATGACTTGCGTTCACTTCGCATGCGGATGGCGCAGATGAGCAGTACCGCAGACACAGTGGCCCGATGGCTGGAAGAGCATGACCTTGTTGATCGCGTGAATTATCCGGGCTTGAAAAGCTTCCCCAATCATGAGCTTGCCCGCGAGACCATGCAACTGGTGGACTCCGGCGAACCCACATTCGGGTTCATGCTTTCCTTTGAAGTGAAGGAAACGGTTCCCGGGGATACTGCTAACACGAGGAAGTTCTACGATGGGCTGAATATGATCTGGCGCGCCACGGATCTGGGTCGTGTGAAGACAGTTGCCACTTGGAACGCAATTTCCACGCATCAGCAACAAGGGGAGGAGGGCCGCTCGCTGGCCTCGATCAAGCCGAACACGATCCGCCTCTCCGTCGGCATTGAGCACCCGGATGATATCATCGCTGATCTGGCACACGCTTTCAGTGCGGTCGCACCCAAGGCCAGCCTGTCATTTGTTTGA